A region of Vigna radiata var. radiata cultivar VC1973A chromosome 6, Vradiata_ver6, whole genome shotgun sequence DNA encodes the following proteins:
- the LOC106763276 gene encoding MDIS1-interacting receptor like kinase 2 — protein MMFTKLVTFQYILTTFFFSLLRVYSLEVSGVSLSNVNVMFGYDAVEDENIEASALLKWKASLDNQSQVSLSSWSTFTTPCKWKGIVCDESNSVSTINLENFGLQGTLLNLNLSSFPKLLRLYVSYNNLSGPIPSQIGNMSKISVLKMKHNYFSGSIPLTIGMLTNLVTLDLSSNLLSGTIPSLRNLTNLEQLILFSNLLSGPIPEDLGGLHHLRTIKLLDNHISGPIPSSIGDLANLTKLQLTRNKLNGSIPSSLGNLTKLIELSISENKLSGSIPASIGNLVYLKRLNLAQNKLSGHIPSTFRNLTKLTFLLLHVNKLTGSFSIATSNLTNLVNLQLSSNHFTGPLPQYICLGGSLRYFAANDNRFTGPIPSSLKNCSSLMRLNLAKNMLMGNIPNDFGVYPNLKYIDLSRNAFNGHLSSNWVKCHNLIGLIISYNRLFGGIPPELGQAPKLQMLELSSNRLTGKIPKELGNLTQLFQLSISKNNLSGNIPIEIGSLNQLQLFDLATNNLSGPIPKQLGRLLKLNHLNLSHNNFTESIPSELSQLQHLRELDLSGNSLNGKIPATLGKLKMLEYFNLSHNNLSGNISASFKNMFSLTNVDISNNQLEGPIPNNRAFLNAPFQALQNNKNLCGHASGLMPCPQLLSHNPNNIKSMMFLLFLALGALFVVGVSLYIHWQKARKKKKQEKEEQNRDLFSILHYDGKIVHETIIEATNNFDEKHLIGKGGFGGVYKAILPSGQIVAVKKLQVEVDREMVDFKAFTSEVRTLTEIKHRNIVKLHGFCEHPRYCFLVYEFVEGGSLDKVLNSETHAAMFDWNKRANVVKGVANALYHMHHGCSPPIVHRDISSKNVLIDLEYEARLSDFGTAKILNPNSRNLTSFAGTYGYAAPELAYTMEVNEKCDVFSFGVLCLEIIMGNHPGDLISSMHSPSSTSVTANLLLKDVMDQRLPLPVMPVVKEVVIIAKVAFACLNERPLSRPTMEDVYNKFVMPKSPLTRETLNTILLGQLQND, from the exons ATGATGTTCACAAAGCTTGTAACATTTCAGTATATTCTCaccacctttttcttttcacttttaagGGTCTATTCCTTGGAAGTTTCTGGTGTATCTTTATCCAACGTTAATGTTATGTTTGGCTATGATGCTGTCGAAGATGAAAACATTGAAGCAAGTGCTCTATTGAAGTGGAAAGCCAGCCTTGATAACCAAAGCCAGGTTTCCTTGTCTTCTTGGTCTACTTTCACTACCCCTTGCAAGTGGAAGGGAATAGTTTGTGATGAATCCAACTCTGTCAGCACTATAAATCTTGAAAACTTTGGACTACAAGGTACACTTCTCAATCTAAACTTGTCATCCTTTCCTAAGCTTCTGAGGTTGTATGTAAGTTACAACAACCTCAGTGGACCTATTCCTTCTCAAATTGGTAACATGTCCAAAATTTCTGTGTTGAAAatgaaacataattattttagtggTTCCATCCCCCTGACAATTGGAATGTTGACAAATCTTGTTACACTTGATTTATCATCCAACCTTCTCTCTGGTACAATCCCttcacttagaaacttaacaaatttaGAGCAACTTATCCTCTTCAGCAACCTTCTCTCTGGTCCTATTCCTGAGGATTTGGGAGGACTTCATCATCTCAGAACAATCAAATTGTTAGATAATCATATTTCTGGGCCAATCCCTTCTTCCATAGGAGACCTGGCTAATTTGACGAAACTTCAGCTCACTCGAAATAAACTAAACGGGTCAATTCCTTCCTCTCTTGGAAACTTGACAAAACTCATTGAATTGTCCATATCTGAAAACAAGCTTTCTGGATCAATTCCTGCTTCCATAGGAAACTTGGTCTATCTAAAAAGGCTTAACCTTGCACAAAACAAACTTTCTGGACATATTCCCTCTACCTTCAGAAATTTGACTAAGCTTACCTTTCTATTACTTCATGTGAACAAACTTACCGGAAGTTTCTCAATAGCAACAAGTAACCTGACCAATTTAGTAAATTTACAACTAAGCTCTAATCATTTCACTGGTCCTTTGCCACAATATATTTGCCTTGGAGGGTCACTTCGATATTTTGCAGCCAATGACAATCGTTTTACTGGGCCAATTCCATCAAGTTTGAAGAACTGCTCCAGTCTTATGAGGCTCAACCTTGCAAAAAATATGTTGATGGGAAATATTCCAAATGATTTTGGTGTGTATCCAAATTTGAAATACATTGATCTGAGTAGAAATGCCTTCAACGGCCACCTTTCATCAAATTGGGTCAAATGTCATAATCTCATAGGCCTAATTATCTCATACAACAGATTATTCGGTGGTATACCCCCAGAGTTAGGCCAGGCACCTAAATTACAAATGCTTGAACTTTCTTCAAATCGTCTAACAGGAAAGATTCCAAAAGAACTTGGGAACTTGACCCAATTGTTTCAACTCTCCATAAGTAAGAACAATCTTTCAGGCAACATTCCCATTGAAATTGGTTCCTTAAACCAACTTCAGCTCTTTGATCTTGCAACAAATAATTTAAGCGGTCCAATCCCAAAACAGCTCGGCAGGTTGCTCAAGTTAAATCACTTGAACTTAAGCCATAACAATTTCACGGAAAGCATTCCATCTGAACTTAGCCAATTGCAACATCTTCGAGAACTTGATCTTAGTGGGAATTCTTTGAATGGAAAAATTCCAGCAACACTTGGAAAATTGAAGATGTTGGAATACTTTAACCTCTCCCACAACAATCTCAGTGGAAACATTTCTGCCAGTTTTAAGAATATGTTCAGTTTGACAAATGTTGACATATCTAACAATCAATTAGAGGGTCCAATTCCTAACAATCGAGCCTTTCTTAATGCTCCATTTCAAGCActgcaaaacaacaaaaacttgTGTGGCCATGCTTCTGGGCTGATGCCTTGCCCGCAGTTGTTGAGTCACAATCCTAATAATATCAAGAGCATGatgtttttacttttccttGCTTTGGGTGCACTATTTGTGGTTGGAGTTTCACTATATATTCATTGgcaaaaagcaagaaaaaagaaaaagcaagagaaagaagaacaaaatCGAGATCTTTTTTCTATATTGCATTATGATGGGAAAATAGTGCATGAAACCATCATCGAAGCAACAAATAATTTCGATGAAAAACATCTCATCGGAAAAGGAGGGTTTGGAGGTGTTTACAAGGCCATCTTACCCTCTGGCCAGATTGTTGCTGTGAAGAAACTTCAGGTTGAAGTTGACAGGGAAATGGTTGATTTTAAGGCTTTTACATCTGAAGTTCGAACCTTGACAGAAATCAAACATCGTAACATTGTGAAGTTGCATGGGTTTTGTGAACACCCACGCTATTGTTTCTTGGTTTACGAGTTCGTAGAAGGTGGCAGCTTGGATAAAGTACTAAACAGCGAAACACATGCAGCAATGTTTGATTGGAATAAGAGGGCTAACGTTGTTAAAGGAGTGGCAAATGCTTTGTATCATATGCACCATGGTTGCTCTCCTCCTATTGTTCATCGTGACATATCAAGCAAGAATGTTCTTATAGATTTGGAGTATGAAGCTCGCTTATCTGACTTTGGAACAGCAAAGATTCTAAACCCTAATTCACGTAATTTAACTTCGTTTGCAGGCACTTATGGATATGCTGCACCAG AGCTTGCTTATACAATGGAAGTGAATGAGAAATGTGATGTGTTCAGTTTTGGGGTGCTTTGTTTGGAAATAATAATGGGAAATCACCCAGGAGATCTGATTTCCTCGATGCATTCACCATCTTCAACATCAGTAACAGCTAATTTGCTATTGAAGGATGTGATGGACCAACGACTACCTCTTCCAGTGATGCCAGTTGTTAAGGAGGTGGTCATCATTGCAAAAGTGGCATTTGCTTGTTTGAATGAAAGACCACTTTCTCGTCCAACCATGGAAGATGTTTATAACAAGTTTGTGATGCCTAAGTCACCTTTAACGAGGGAGACACTCAACACCATTCTACTTGGACAACTTCAGAATGATTGA